The Stenotrophomonas rhizophila genome has a window encoding:
- a CDS encoding MFS transporter, whose protein sequence is MQTELNPGAKDARRWPALAVLLGGTLLPPLDFFIVNVTLPSIRTDLHASADVAQLVVSVYAMAYAVTLILGGRLGDIYGRRRSFVAGMLGFGLASTICGLAGSAGVLVFGRLLQGIAAAVMAPQALSSIHAMFPASEKTRALSLYGATFGAAAVGGQLLGGVLVSANLWDMGWRSVFIINIPVIALAVPAAFVFVRETKEEHGDRMDFPGAALLALGVLAVVFPLIEGRERGWPWWSLGLLGLSPLLLLIFWRYEKHRERAGRMPLIPPSVISAAPGLRPGLLAAVLFYALAAFFLTFAVYQQAGLHRDALAAGLAILPLGVGQLLGPRLGLQLSRWLGSNAATFGMGLEVTGLVLTAGAAVMGKPSLIHLPLLLIGIGQGIAVPALVRLNIDLVDPRWAGLAAGMVSAAMQLGAALSVALVGGAFFSLVPDGAAPDQVESGFAFGCFLISIAMTAAAILSRRLAVCKPDRKHTDASEKAAT, encoded by the coding sequence ATGCAGACTGAACTCAATCCGGGTGCGAAGGACGCGCGCCGCTGGCCTGCCTTGGCCGTGCTGCTGGGCGGCACGCTACTGCCGCCATTGGACTTTTTCATTGTCAACGTAACACTTCCCTCGATCAGGACTGATCTTCATGCGTCAGCGGATGTCGCTCAGCTTGTGGTCTCTGTGTACGCGATGGCCTACGCCGTTACCCTTATCCTAGGCGGCCGCCTAGGTGACATATATGGGCGCCGGCGCTCATTTGTTGCGGGTATGCTCGGATTTGGTCTGGCATCGACAATCTGTGGGCTCGCTGGCTCGGCAGGTGTGTTGGTCTTCGGGAGGCTGCTGCAAGGCATCGCGGCGGCTGTGATGGCACCGCAGGCGCTGTCGTCCATCCATGCGATGTTTCCAGCGAGCGAGAAGACTCGTGCGCTCAGTCTATACGGTGCGACATTCGGTGCCGCGGCCGTCGGCGGCCAGCTTCTTGGAGGCGTGCTGGTTTCGGCGAATCTCTGGGATATGGGGTGGCGCAGCGTCTTCATCATCAACATTCCGGTCATCGCTCTTGCCGTGCCTGCCGCCTTCGTATTCGTGCGCGAGACTAAGGAAGAGCATGGAGACAGAATGGATTTTCCTGGGGCTGCGTTGCTCGCGCTTGGCGTTCTCGCGGTCGTGTTCCCACTCATTGAAGGACGCGAGCGAGGGTGGCCCTGGTGGAGCTTGGGATTGCTGGGGCTGAGTCCATTACTTCTCTTGATCTTCTGGCGCTACGAGAAGCATCGGGAACGCGCAGGTCGGATGCCCTTGATTCCGCCCTCGGTCATATCCGCAGCCCCTGGACTGCGTCCAGGCCTGCTGGCGGCGGTCCTCTTCTATGCGCTGGCGGCATTCTTCCTGACGTTCGCGGTATACCAGCAAGCGGGTCTACATCGCGATGCACTGGCTGCAGGGCTCGCGATCCTTCCGCTGGGGGTGGGGCAGCTGCTGGGGCCGAGGCTGGGCTTGCAGCTCTCGCGTTGGTTGGGTTCGAACGCAGCTACGTTTGGCATGGGCCTGGAGGTCACGGGGCTGGTACTGACGGCTGGCGCTGCCGTGATGGGCAAGCCGTCGCTGATTCATCTGCCTTTGCTGCTAATCGGAATTGGACAGGGGATAGCCGTGCCAGCGCTGGTGCGGTTGAACATCGACCTGGTGGATCCCCGCTGGGCGGGCTTGGCCGCCGGTATGGTGAGCGCGGCAATGCAACTTGGCGCCGCACTGTCAGTCGCGTTGGTCGGCGGGGCCTTCTTCTCACTCGTGCCAGATGGAGCAGCTCCGGATCAAGTGGAATCCGGCTTTGCCTTCGGATGCTTCCTGATCAGCATCGCCATGACGGCGGCGGCGATTCTCAGCAGGAGACTGGCTGTTTGCAAGCCAGATCGGAAGCACACCGACGCCAGCGAGAAGGCGGCTACCTAA
- a CDS encoding SDR family oxidoreductase: MSKLNGKVALVTGASKGIGAGIARRLASEGAKVVVNFASSESEANEVVAKIEGDGGRAIAVRADIRNKSAVDVLVQSTIDHFGRLDIVVNNAGIYQFAKIEATTEALYRLQFDLNVLGPLLVTGAAAPFLAEGSSVINISSFVTRILPAESAIYSGTKGAIDAITGVLSRELGPRGIRVNSVNPGLIETDGTHANGVMGSEFQAWNEQQTPLGRIGQVTDIASIVSFLASGDAGWVTGERIVGSGGMR, encoded by the coding sequence ATGAGTAAGCTGAACGGGAAGGTTGCGCTGGTAACAGGCGCATCGAAAGGAATTGGCGCAGGCATAGCCCGCCGCTTGGCGAGCGAAGGCGCCAAAGTGGTTGTGAACTTTGCGTCCAGCGAGAGCGAGGCAAATGAGGTAGTCGCCAAAATTGAAGGGGACGGTGGACGCGCAATTGCGGTGCGGGCAGACATCCGCAATAAGTCGGCGGTAGATGTGCTCGTCCAGTCAACCATCGACCATTTCGGTCGGCTGGACATCGTGGTCAACAATGCGGGCATCTACCAGTTCGCAAAGATAGAGGCCACTACCGAGGCACTGTATCGCCTGCAGTTCGACCTGAACGTGCTTGGCCCGCTCCTGGTCACTGGGGCCGCCGCGCCATTTCTCGCGGAAGGCAGCAGCGTCATCAACATCAGTTCCTTCGTGACACGGATACTGCCGGCCGAGAGCGCGATCTACAGCGGAACCAAGGGAGCCATTGATGCCATCACAGGCGTGCTTTCTCGCGAGCTCGGGCCACGGGGAATCCGCGTCAACTCTGTAAATCCAGGGCTGATCGAGACGGACGGTACGCACGCCAACGGTGTGATGGGCTCTGAATTCCAGGCATGGAATGAGCAGCAGACACCCCTCGGTCGGATTGGCCAGGTAACAGACATCGCCTCGATCGTCTCGTTCCTCGCCTCTGGTGATGCTGGCTGGGTGACTGGCGAACGCATCGTTGGCTCGGGCGGCATGCGCTGA
- a CDS encoding LysR family transcriptional regulator, which produces MDWSDIRIFLAVVRGRSLGEAARSLGVSHPTVGRRIKALEDEAEQPLFRRTRDGLVLTDAGDAVLSLAQAMEDSALSMERRLAGNHERLEGILRIASADWFAAYVLAPILTELGRLHPAVVPEVIASYRLLDLSRREADVAFRIVPFSEPDIVQRRLMTMPYGLYGSAATVQMVSDDPQSVRLILMNSAQSHFPDVTWLLDRFPHSKRALTSTSRSVQAQICLRGHGVAVLPRALAEGMGGLHRIDLLGQPPGRDVWVGYHQDLRHMDRLRALLEITERMLPNPASPPNVQRI; this is translated from the coding sequence GTGGACTGGAGTGATATCCGCATATTTCTTGCGGTCGTCCGCGGGAGATCGCTGGGCGAGGCGGCTCGCAGCCTTGGCGTGAGCCATCCGACAGTCGGCCGTCGGATAAAGGCGCTCGAGGACGAGGCCGAGCAGCCCCTCTTCCGTAGAACGCGAGACGGTCTTGTGCTTACCGATGCGGGAGACGCCGTGCTTTCACTGGCACAAGCCATGGAGGACTCGGCTCTCTCGATGGAACGGCGCTTGGCCGGCAACCATGAGCGCCTCGAAGGCATCCTGCGGATAGCCTCGGCGGACTGGTTCGCCGCCTACGTCCTGGCGCCCATATTGACCGAGTTGGGGCGCCTTCATCCTGCCGTAGTGCCCGAGGTTATCGCTAGCTACCGCCTCCTTGATCTCTCCCGCCGCGAGGCGGACGTTGCCTTCCGCATCGTGCCGTTCAGTGAGCCGGACATTGTCCAACGCCGACTGATGACGATGCCGTACGGCCTTTATGGATCGGCAGCAACGGTGCAGATGGTGAGCGATGACCCGCAATCGGTGCGCTTGATTTTGATGAATTCGGCCCAGTCCCATTTTCCTGATGTCACTTGGCTTCTGGACCGATTCCCCCATTCCAAGCGCGCGCTAACCAGTACCAGCCGTAGCGTTCAAGCTCAGATTTGCCTTAGGGGTCACGGCGTTGCGGTACTCCCTAGAGCGCTGGCAGAAGGGATGGGCGGGCTTCACCGCATCGATCTACTCGGGCAACCTCCTGGCAGGGACGTTTGGGTGGGTTATCACCAGGACCTTCGCCACATGGACAGGCTACGTGCACTACTGGAGATCACCGAACGAATGTTGCCGAATCCCGCAAGTCCTCCCAATGTTCAGAGGATCTAG